In Leptospira selangorensis, the following are encoded in one genomic region:
- a CDS encoding bifunctional folylpolyglutamate synthase/dihydrofolate synthase, producing MSIPDFLEFGSKLTNLEKTRNFNVFGDYSLDPFRNLVDSHGWRTRKKERIRISVVGTNGKGSVSHFLAGSFSNLGYKTGLYTSPHLFDPKERIRLSPNFNPVNEEDLKEISNILFTQGTAEELSFLSWFEWFTLGAFVLFEKRDIAVQVYEAGLGGRLDATKLADPDILVICAIGEDHKAVLGNTKEAILREKLGIVTERTKIVFALEPEPSLLKILKEFCSEKNLELYLYPSLPEGRSYLDHNREYVKFIVHRLEEIISKNKIGIEKTENVVTEPLPLPPGRLEIISDSPFIVFDPAHNPDAIRVTLASLSSAFPGKKFSVLAGFLPDKEGESMAEKLLDYTKTQKSNLYFLDSKEFKLPEGYGSYSIPPEKLSGILKTSEQDEAILVLGSFRLYSYIKA from the coding sequence ATGTCTATCCCAGATTTTTTAGAATTCGGATCCAAATTAACCAATTTAGAGAAAACTAGGAATTTTAACGTATTTGGGGATTATTCTCTGGATCCATTCCGTAACCTAGTGGATTCACATGGTTGGAGAACTAGGAAAAAAGAAAGAATCAGGATCTCGGTAGTAGGTACAAACGGAAAAGGTTCCGTCTCTCACTTTTTAGCGGGAAGTTTTTCAAATCTTGGATATAAAACAGGTTTATATACTTCCCCCCACCTATTCGATCCAAAAGAAAGGATCCGTCTTAGTCCAAATTTCAATCCGGTAAACGAAGAAGATCTAAAAGAGATCTCTAATATACTATTTACACAAGGTACTGCTGAGGAACTTTCCTTTTTATCTTGGTTCGAATGGTTTACTCTCGGAGCTTTCGTTTTATTCGAAAAAAGGGATATTGCAGTCCAAGTATACGAAGCAGGCTTAGGAGGAAGATTAGACGCCACTAAGCTGGCGGATCCGGATATACTCGTAATTTGCGCTATCGGAGAAGACCATAAAGCAGTTTTAGGAAATACAAAAGAAGCGATCCTAAGAGAGAAACTTGGGATCGTAACTGAAAGAACTAAGATCGTATTTGCATTAGAACCGGAGCCTTCTCTCTTAAAGATACTGAAAGAGTTTTGTTCCGAAAAAAACTTGGAATTATATCTTTATCCTTCTTTGCCTGAAGGAAGATCCTATCTGGATCATAACCGAGAATATGTAAAGTTTATCGTACATAGATTAGAAGAGATCATTTCCAAAAACAAAATCGGGATCGAAAAAACAGAAAACGTAGTTACCGAACCACTTCCTCTTCCGCCCGGTAGATTGGAGATCATATCCGATTCTCCATTTATTGTATTCGATCCTGCCCATAACCCAGATGCAATCAGAGTCACTCTTGCTTCTTTATCTTCCGCATTCCCAGGCAAAAAATTCTCCGTCTTAGCTGGATTTTTGCCAGACAAAGAAGGAGAATCCATGGCTGAAAAACTTTTGGATTATACAAAAACCCAAAAGTCAAATTTGTACTTTTTAGATTCTAAAGAATTCAAACTTCCAGAAGGATATGGATCTTACTCTATCCCGCCTGAAAAACTTTCAGGAATCCTAAAAACTTCCGAACAAGATGAAGCTATCTTAGTACTCGGAAGTTTTAGATTATACTCTTATATCAAAGCTTAA
- a CDS encoding VOC family protein, translating into MDQTSLKTVEIKVFLPAKNFEISKSFYEEIGFTKRSEGGGVAYFCVDHCSFLLQNFYNQEMAENLMMHLLVEDVYAWHKILKSKNIEEKFQVKLTDPEEQPWKMIDFILSDPSGVLWRIGQNI; encoded by the coding sequence ATGGATCAAACTTCTTTAAAGACGGTGGAAATTAAGGTATTTCTACCCGCAAAAAATTTCGAAATTTCTAAAAGTTTCTACGAGGAGATCGGATTCACTAAAAGATCCGAAGGTGGCGGGGTCGCTTACTTCTGCGTGGATCATTGTAGTTTTCTTCTCCAAAATTTTTATAATCAAGAGATGGCTGAAAATTTGATGATGCATCTTTTGGTAGAAGACGTATATGCTTGGCATAAAATTTTAAAAAGTAAAAATATAGAAGAGAAGTTCCAGGTAAAATTAACGGACCCGGAAGAACAACCTTGGAAGATGATCGATTTTATTCTAAGCGATCCTTCCGGAGTTCTTTGGCGTATCGGCCAAAATATTTAA
- a CDS encoding PEGA domain-containing protein codes for MKLLFFRKLSAYVLLICLSPLFVGIPTYGNGLDEYYRFPEYSSPEKIQFEKERKLCIFPLRNLSGDTSLDFYSSGYASVLYSGLKSLVQIYDESLIPKSIQHPFGPNPSGVTSNLREGEWDYAGLEKLKKGELSLNVSKDPRYLVLKVQPYESETAPDEGFLIPISRKYDCFYSTYGEFEKKGEEIRISIRMRSSKDGSKKEFFHKTSIRRSYQELGPVIEEIRKTLIGKHTKALSIKTGNQYDSLVFLDGNYIGKTPLKRNDVLSGIHDIRITKNGYSDWVGQVDLRESAKDLDIVLEKDKKEGFLSADSDPQGAKVYLGSEYLGVTPLAKVPVKIGWNRLRFVLADHVDQFKGVEIKKGEVSEIKAKLKEGESVSYYRNKKYLFLDHTYDDFAIYSLYGSLFFYAGYYYFNLRADQALENARPMVQITNIVTLQELQQSSPNLQTFALSYFYQESIYNDARNKSDYFRSISGRFGKHQGIQGGLMLYGIGTMLLLSATFYALGLDSETLEVGVAPVKTMPTFVRGIEGQYETESYAKFNMRF; via the coding sequence TTGAAACTGTTATTCTTCCGAAAATTATCCGCTTATGTTTTATTGATTTGTTTGTCTCCATTGTTTGTTGGAATTCCGACATACGGGAATGGTCTAGATGAGTATTATCGTTTTCCTGAATATTCTTCTCCTGAGAAGATACAATTCGAAAAGGAAAGAAAACTTTGTATATTTCCACTTAGGAATTTATCCGGAGATACCTCTTTGGATTTTTATTCTTCCGGTTATGCTTCCGTTCTGTATTCAGGTTTAAAATCTTTAGTCCAGATCTATGACGAATCACTGATCCCAAAATCTATCCAACATCCTTTTGGTCCGAACCCTTCCGGTGTTACTTCTAATTTAAGAGAAGGAGAATGGGATTATGCCGGGCTCGAGAAATTAAAGAAGGGAGAACTTTCTTTAAATGTATCCAAAGATCCTAGATATTTAGTTTTAAAAGTACAACCTTACGAATCAGAAACCGCACCTGATGAGGGTTTTCTAATTCCTATCTCCCGAAAATACGACTGTTTCTATTCTACTTACGGAGAATTTGAGAAGAAGGGAGAAGAAATCCGAATTAGTATCCGGATGAGATCTTCTAAAGACGGATCTAAAAAGGAATTCTTTCACAAAACAAGTATTAGGCGGTCCTATCAGGAATTAGGACCGGTTATAGAAGAGATCCGCAAAACACTTATAGGGAAACATACTAAAGCACTTTCTATCAAAACCGGAAATCAATATGATTCACTTGTTTTTTTGGACGGGAATTATATAGGTAAAACCCCTTTAAAAAGAAATGATGTTCTTTCTGGTATCCATGATATTCGTATCACTAAAAACGGATATTCCGATTGGGTGGGCCAGGTAGATCTGAGAGAATCCGCTAAGGATCTGGATATCGTATTAGAAAAAGATAAAAAAGAAGGCTTCCTCTCCGCTGATTCCGACCCTCAAGGTGCTAAAGTATATTTGGGTTCGGAATACTTAGGAGTTACTCCGCTCGCAAAAGTTCCGGTCAAAATAGGTTGGAACAGATTAAGATTCGTTTTAGCCGATCATGTGGATCAGTTCAAAGGAGTGGAGATCAAAAAAGGAGAAGTTTCCGAAATTAAGGCCAAGCTGAAAGAAGGTGAGTCCGTTTCTTATTATAGAAATAAAAAGTATTTATTCTTAGATCATACTTATGATGATTTTGCGATCTATTCACTCTATGGAAGTTTGTTCTTTTATGCAGGATATTATTATTTCAATTTAAGAGCAGACCAAGCTTTGGAAAATGCAAGGCCAATGGTCCAGATCACGAATATTGTGACTCTTCAGGAATTGCAGCAATCTTCTCCGAATCTCCAAACATTTGCACTTTCCTATTTTTATCAGGAAAGTATATATAACGATGCTAGAAATAAGTCGGACTATTTCAGATCTATCTCCGGAAGATTCGGAAAACACCAAGGGATCCAAGGTGGCCTCATGTTGTATGGTATAGGGACAATGCTTCTCTTATCCGCGACGTTCTACGCTCTTGGACTAGATTCCGAAACCTTAGAAGTAGGAGTGGCTCCTGTCAAAACCATGCCTACATTCGTAAGAGGTATAGAAGGTCAGTATGAAACGGAATCTTACGCAAAATTTAATATGAGATTTTGA
- a CDS encoding ABC transporter permease yields MKTLNLLRYGTISLYLVLVIFGILFKSAPTELNLKESFLPPSFDFPFGKDRLGRDVFSMFAYGSLATFLFAFPARVLTLAVASLIGLVSYTNPFFKKNIFSPLSSVFVSLPSLLLALLVVQVFGAGPAPLFLAIVLGDWAQAYETVRAKIDEVSTSGYALAASCFGASKSYVFRAHLLPQAFQILKVLLFTGLPAVVMTLAIFGFLGISAGGSVFGPGLGEQIAFSKDYAQNAPWSLVFPTLGILGLVMTVGGKRS; encoded by the coding sequence TTGAAAACTCTAAACCTGCTTCGTTATGGAACAATATCCCTATATCTAGTTTTAGTTATATTCGGAATATTATTTAAGTCTGCTCCTACTGAATTGAATTTAAAGGAATCCTTTCTTCCTCCTTCTTTTGATTTTCCATTCGGTAAGGATAGATTGGGAAGAGACGTGTTCTCTATGTTTGCCTATGGGAGTTTAGCAACTTTTTTATTCGCATTTCCGGCAAGAGTTCTTACATTAGCAGTGGCTTCTTTGATCGGTTTAGTTTCTTACACTAACCCATTTTTTAAAAAGAATATATTCTCTCCTTTGTCTTCCGTTTTTGTTTCTCTACCTTCCTTACTTTTAGCATTACTTGTGGTTCAAGTATTCGGAGCAGGGCCGGCCCCTTTGTTTTTAGCAATCGTGCTTGGGGATTGGGCCCAGGCTTATGAAACAGTTCGAGCTAAGATTGACGAGGTAAGTACAAGCGGATATGCATTGGCAGCTTCTTGTTTTGGAGCTAGTAAGTCCTATGTTTTTAGGGCACATCTTCTTCCACAGGCATTTCAAATACTGAAAGTACTTTTATTCACGGGACTTCCTGCTGTGGTAATGACTCTTGCCATATTCGGATTTTTAGGAATTTCCGCAGGCGGTTCTGTATTCGGTCCCGGCTTAGGAGAACAAATTGCATTTTCTAAAGATTATGCGCAGAATGCTCCTTGGTCTTTAGTGTTTCCTACATTGGGAATTTTAGGTTTAGTAATGACAGTAGGAGGAAAACGTTCTTGA